In one window of Gossypium hirsutum isolate 1008001.06 chromosome A01, Gossypium_hirsutum_v2.1, whole genome shotgun sequence DNA:
- the LOC107933879 gene encoding rust resistance kinase Lr10-like: MTRSFKEKLGEGGYGSVFKGKLRSGHHAAVKLLDMLKGNGQDFINEVASIGRIHHANMTKLTGFCVERSKQALVYDFMSNGSLDKIIFSKENTYTLDFGLAKLYSVDDSFVSLTVARGTIGYIAPELIYKNLRGISYKADVYSFGMLLMEMVGRRKNVNAFADHTSQIYFPAWIYDRLDHGEDIEFGDVSDAEKVMVRKMIITTFWCIQLLPTNRPSMSKVLKMLETDVELLEMPPKPFYQLPLETSIEVHSGKNLNDETSGSGRQGGGVVASGRQGGGVGASGRQGG, translated from the exons ATGACTAgaagttttaaagaaaaattaggtGAAGGGGGTTATGGTTCGGTGTTTAAGGGAAAGCTTCGTAGTGGACATCATGCGGCTGTAAAACTATTAGATATGTTAAAGGGTAACGGCCAAGATTTCATAAATGAAGTTGCTTCTATTGGGAGAATTCATCATGCCAATATGACAAAACTTACTGGATTTTGCGTAGAGAGATCAAAGCAAGCTTTGGTATATGACTTCATGTCAAATGGATCTTTAGATAAAATCATATTTTCCAAAGAAAACACATATACTTTGg ATTTTGGTCTTGCTAAATTGTATTCGGTAGATGATAGTTTTGTCTCTCTCACTGTAGCACGAGGGACAATAGGATATATTGCTCCTGAATTGATTTACAAAAATCTTAGAGGTATCTCATACAAAGCCGATGTTTATAGCTTTGGAATGCTACTGATGGAAATGGTAGGAAGAAGAAAGAATGTGAATGCATTCGCTGACCACACTAGTCAGATATATTTTCCAGCTTGGATTTATGATCGATTGGATCACGGAGAGGACATAGAGTTTGGAGATGTTTCTGATGCTGAAAAAGTAATGGTGAGGAAGATGATAATAACAACATTTTGGTGTATACAATTATTGCCGACTAATCGTCCTTCAATGAGTAAAGTCTTGAAAATGCTTGAAACTGATGTTGAACTCCTTGAGATGCCTCCTAAGCCATTTTATCAACTTCCTCTTGAAACATCAATAGAAGTTCATAGTGGTAAGAACTTAAATGATGAGACAA GTGGAAGTGGGAGACAAGGTGGTGGAGTAGTTGCAAGTGGGAGGcaaggtggtggagtaggtgcAAGTGGGAGGCaaggtggctag